The sequence TGCTGACCCCGCTCGGCGCAATCTACTCAACCAATATCACCCCGGATAAAGAAACCGGTATTGGTAACTATACATTTGACGATTTCAATAACGCCACCAAGCATGGCGTACGCAAGGACAATAGCGCGCTCTATCCTGCGATGCCTTATCCGTCCTACCAAATCATGCCGGATGAAGATGTAGCAGCGATGTACGCCTTCTTTATGTCGGGCGTTAAACCCGTTCACCAACCCAACCGCGCAAGCGAAATGCCACCTGTTTTGAATTGGCGCTGGCCGCTGGCGTACTGGCAAGCCATATTTGCCCCTAAGCGTGAGTTTGTTGCCGAAACCGATGATGCCGTACTGGCGCGCGGTCAGTATTTGATCGAAGGCCCTGGACACTGCGGCTCTTGCCATACTGAACGCGGCATAGGCTTCCAAGAAATCGCATTGTCGAATGCTGACTCTGAAGAGTTTTTAAGTGGCGCAGTGATCGATGGCTGGCGCGCAAAAAGCCTACGCGGTGAGCATGATGGTCTCGCGATCTGGAGCACTGACGAGCTGGTTGATTTCTTTAAAACCGGCCGTACTGATATCACCGCAGCCTTTGGTGCCATGGCCGAAGTTGTTGAGCACAGCACCCAATATATGACTGACGACGATCTTTATGCCATGTCAGCCTATTTGAAAACGCTCAGCCCAAAACCTGGCGAGCCGGTTACAGTCGCAGCCAAACAAGACGTCACCACGCAGAAACTGATGGATGGCGTCTATGATTCACGCGGCTCAATTTTATACGCTGAATACTGCCAAGTCTGCCACCGTGCTGACGGCAAAGGTGTACCGCGTATTTTCCCAGCACTCGAAGGCAACAGTGCCGTCTACTCGCGCGATGCTGACTCTGTGTTACAGATCACCCTCAGCGGTGGTCGCATGCCGGAAACCCCGCATGATCGTATGGCGTTCACCATGCCTGAGTTTATTAACCTCAGTGATGCCGATGTGGCTGAAGTGGTTAACTATATCCGCAACAGCTGGACCAACCAAGGCAGCACTGTGGATGTGGATGATGTGGTGCAAATGCGCCATTTCCTCAGCAAAAAACCAAAAACTGGAACAGACTTTGCGCCTGACCTGAGCATCTCTGCAACAGAAGGAGCCAACCGTGAATAAATCACTACACACACTGCCCGACGTTGCTCGTCCTAGCGTTCTACGCACCTCGCTAACGGCACTTACGCTCGCTGTATGTGCCTTCACTATCAGCGGCTGCGACTCACCTAAACCTATCGACCGCCAAGCTACTGAGTTCGACTTGGTAACCACCGACGATGCCAACAAAGATATCGGCACCTATATCCTCCCGCAAGATACATCCATCTTGAAGGAGCCTAATGCTGATCAGATTTTCTATGGCAAGCGCCTGCTCAACGAAACCAAGCGCCTGATGCCAGATCATGTTGGTGCGCAGATGAACTGTAATAGCTGCCACATTTCCCAAGGTAAAATTCCACTCGGCGACCCCTATATCAACAGCTTCAATACCTACCCGCGAGTGATGCCGCGCTCAGGTACCGAGGTTGATTTAGTTGGCCGGATTAATGGTTGTTTCCAGCGCTCGATGAACGGTAAGCCGGTGGATCGTGATTCAGAAGAAATGCTG comes from Pseudomonas sp. C27(2019) and encodes:
- a CDS encoding cytochrome c; the protein is MKKWPLAIIIAGVGGLALAFSLAQALPSLRTTSSAIEVDINDPALIKKGEYIARTADCVACHSVLGGEAYAGGLPMLTPLGAIYSTNITPDKETGIGNYTFDDFNNATKHGVRKDNSALYPAMPYPSYQIMPDEDVAAMYAFFMSGVKPVHQPNRASEMPPVLNWRWPLAYWQAIFAPKREFVAETDDAVLARGQYLIEGPGHCGSCHTERGIGFQEIALSNADSEEFLSGAVIDGWRAKSLRGEHDGLAIWSTDELVDFFKTGRTDITAAFGAMAEVVEHSTQYMTDDDLYAMSAYLKTLSPKPGEPVTVAAKQDVTTQKLMDGVYDSRGSILYAEYCQVCHRADGKGVPRIFPALEGNSAVYSRDADSVLQITLSGGRMPETPHDRMAFTMPEFINLSDADVAEVVNYIRNSWTNQGSTVDVDDVVQMRHFLSKKPKTGTDFAPDLSISATEGANRE
- a CDS encoding c-type cytochrome, producing the protein MNKSLHTLPDVARPSVLRTSLTALTLAVCAFTISGCDSPKPIDRQATEFDLVTTDDANKDIGTYILPQDTSILKEPNADQIFYGKRLLNETKRLMPDHVGAQMNCNSCHISQGKIPLGDPYINSFNTYPRVMPRSGTEVDLVGRINGCFQRSMNGKPVDRDSEEMLAMIAYMEWLSQNVPKDQKVDIQNAGSIDTSLVADTVRGEKIYYAQCATCHGDNGEGIKDSRGDIVFPPLWGDESFNIGAGMARTYKAAAFVKYNMPMGIQTKGLWGHGNVLSDQDAVDVAEFFAHKPRPDFPGKVNDWPTGKKPKDARY